Genomic DNA from Schistocerca gregaria isolate iqSchGreg1 chromosome 4, iqSchGreg1.2, whole genome shotgun sequence:
TAACCAGGGAATAATATGGAGGGTGGCTAGTCCACAAAATATTGTCAACGACGGAATACCTTGTAATTTCCTGGTGAGTTCGGATGCAAAGACGCAGTTCTTCGTACACGTTGTCAGTCGCCGCAGCCTTACGAGATTTCTCATAGACATCGGATCTTGCCTGCTGTTTTCGCTCCTCGTTATTCTGTCGGAGTTCAGCAATGCGCCAGGCCAGAATTCTAAACTGCGCAGCCGTGTGGATCATGACCGCCGTGAAGAAGCCGTCAAGGCAGCCGCTGACCAAACTCATGTAGAGCATGCAGACGGACTGCAACAAGTAGGATGCGATGTAGAGCGGGAAATCGTCCGTCTCCGACAGTGGGAGCTGCTGGAATGGCAAAGGCCTCTGTCCCGGCGGGGCCATCAGCGGTATGAACACCCAGGCCAGTATCAGCGAGGTGTTGTATATGCGCAGGGCGTGCGTGAAGCGAGTGGCGCGCTTCTGGGCCCTGTCGAATATCGCCTGCAGCCGAGGTCGCTCCTCACAGAACTGCTTCTGTTCGGCCACTAGCGCGTCCAGCCACCGCACCAGGCGCCAGTAGCCGGGCTCGTGGTGCAGGAAGGACAGCAGTTTGCACGCGCTGCTGACTATCACCGCGTACGTGGACACGGCGAGCGTGACATCGTCGAGATTGAAACGCGCTAACCTGATGTGGATCACGGCTTCGACGGAGTACGCCACGACCAGAACGAGGATGGCGCCCGTGTACGCTCGATAAACTCTCGTCACCGGCAGAGCCCAAACGCCTATTGCGTGCAGAATGCGCACGTCGAACTTGAGAATGGAGGCAGCCGTGTACTGCCACGTTAGCGGCTCGTCCTGCTGCGAATGCCAGCTCATGGGTGTAAGAAAATGAAGAATTGCTGGAAAAGCACAATTACACCCGTTGTTCCAGCAGTCTGTAAGGAAGTCGCGAGCAAATCGGACTCCACGTTGGCTGTGATTTGCTCCACACGATGTTTGTTCTTATAACTAACAGCTTCCGATCAATACCGAGAACGACGCTAGTCTTCACCGCGTCTCTTACTGACTGTCTGGTTGACCTCAGCGGCCATTAAAGAGAATTCTTAATCAGAATGACAGAACACGGACAATTAAGCGCGCATTGTACAAGGAATGAACAAGCCTTACGTCACTCCCACAGCATCGGCTGTACACGAATTACTTTGTACCAATAAAAGTTCACAAATGGAGTAAAAGTCTGACGAACGATGCATGTCAATAGCGACGATCGGTTCGACCTTCAG
This window encodes:
- the LOC126267703 gene encoding uncharacterized protein LOC126267703, which encodes MLTSALCQQQDREATTRLSASKPRVYIQLNADTSANHSQRGVRFARDFLTDCWNNGCNCAFPAILHFLTPMSWHSQQDEPLTWQYTAASILKFDVRILHAIGVWALPVTRVYRAYTGAILVLVVAYSVEAVIHIRLARFNLDDVTLAVSTYAVIVSSACKLLSFLHHEPGYWRLVRWLDALVAEQKQFCEERPRLQAIFDRAQKRATRFTHALRIYNTSLILAWVFIPLMAPPGQRPLPFQQLPLSETDDFPLYIASYLLQSVCMLYMSLVSGCLDGFFTAVMIHTAAQFRILAWRIAELRQNNEERKQQARSDVYEKSRKAAATDNVYEELRLCIRTHQEITSFAAHLESVMKSIAALQLVTGVTNGCLMIFPTAASSESGALLKCVACVPTISAQVLIYCLGAHSVQEQLLNAGYSYYALLKNFNSR